GACTCGCACCTCCTGTGGGAGGAGCCCTACGTCATCCACTCGGCGATCCTCAATGCCACGAAGCGGGTGACCGTCGGCCCGTTCGTGACGAATCCCGCCACGCGGGACTGGACGGTCACGGCATCCGTCTTCGCGACGCTCAACGAGATGTACGGCAACCGCACCGTCTGCGGCATCGGCCGGGGCGACTCGGCGGTGCGCGTCACCAACGGCAAGCCGGTGACGATGGCCGAGCTGCGCGAGTCGATCCACGTGATCCGCGAGCTCGCCAACTCGCGAGCCGTCGAGTACAAGGGCGCGACGCTGCAGTTCCCGTGGAGCCGGGGGTCCGAGCTCGAGGTGTGGGTCGCCGCGTACGGGCCGATGGCGCTCAAGCTCACGGGCGAGGTCGGCGACGGCTTCATCCTGCAGCTGGCGGACGTCGACATCGCCGCGTGGATGATCAAGACGGTGAAGGATGCCGCGGCCGCCGCCGGCCGCGACCCCGAGTCGCTCTCGTTCTGCGTCGCGGCGCCGATGTACATCGGCGAGGACCGGCAGCACATGCTCGACCAGTGCCGCTGGTTCGGCGGCATGGTGGGCAACCACGTCGCCGACATCGTCGCGAAGTACGGCGAGCACGGTGCGGTCCCGGACGCGCTGACGGCGTACATCGAGGGCCGCAAGGGCTACGACTACAACACGCACGGCAAGGCCGACAACGATCACGTCGACTTCGTGCCCGACGAGATCGTCGAGCGGTTCTGCATCCTCGGCACGGCCGAGGAGCACATCGCGAAGCTCGAGCAGCTGCGCGCGCTCGGTGTCACCCAGTTCGCGGGGTACCTCCAGCACGACAGCAAGGAGGAGACCCTCCGGGTCTACGGCGAGACGGTCATCCCCGCACTCTCCGCGCATGTGACGGCCAAGACATGAGGCCGATCGGGTGGACGTCCCGGCGACAGGGCGAGCTGCGCGGCTGGATCGTCGTCGGCTGGGGCGCGCTCGGCGTGCTCGCCGTGCTCGTGCTGTGGGAGCTGTACAAGTTCGTCGGTCCCGCGGAGGGCGTCGTGATCGGCGCCGTCGAGGGCGAGGCCGGTTCGGGCGTCATGATCCTCCCCCGCACCCACGACCGGGCGATGCCGCACGTGTGGGACATGGTCGCGCGGCTCTTCCTGCCGACGAGCGGCGGCGAGACCCCTCCGCTGTGGGTGTCGGTGGCGACCGCCGCGCTCGTGACCCTCGGCATCGCGGCCGTCGGCTGGATCATCGGGGTCACCGTCGGCGCCGTCCTCGGACTCGTGATGCAGCGCTGGCGCCTCGTCGAGTGGGGACTGCTGCCCTGGATCGTCGTCAGCCAGATCATCCCGCTGATCGCCTTCGCGCCGGTCGTCAATGCGATCGGCAACCAGATCGACCGCGGCGGGGGAACCTGGCCGCAGTGGCTGTCGGTGGCGGTGATCGCCTCCTACCTCGCGTTCTTCCCGGTCTCGATCGGCGTGCTCCGCGGGCTCGCCTCGCCCGACCGCATCCACCTCGACCTGATGCAGAGCTACGCCGCCGGGTACTGGCCGACCCTGTTGCGCCTGCGACTGCCGGCAGCGGTCCCGCACCTGCTCCCGGCCCTGCGGCTGGCCGCCGCCAACGCCGTGCTCGGCACCGTCGTCGCAGAGGTGTCCATCGGCATGCGCGGCGGCATCGGCCGCATGCTCATCCAGCTCGCGGGCCAGGCCTCGAGCGACCCCGCCGCGCCGTGGGGCCCGACCTTCGGCGCGATCGCGCTCGGCCTCATCGCCGCGGCATCCGTCGCCGTCATCGGCCTCGGCCTCGCCAACTACCGCAGAGGAGAAGCCCCGGCATGACCCTTCCCCCCACTTCTGACGAGAACACCGCCGGTTCCGCCGTGCGGGCGGCCGGCGTCGGCAAGGTCTTCCCGACCAAGACCGGCGAGGTCGTCGCCCTCACCGAGGTCGACCTCGAGGTCGCCGAGGGCGAGTTCGTCTCACTCATCGGCCCATCGGGATGCGGCAAGTCCACGCTGCTGCGCCTCATCGCCGACCTCGACGGGGCCACGACGGGCACCCTGGAGATCTTCGGCAAGCCGGCGTCGCGTGCGCGCGCCGACCAGGACTACGGCATCGCGTTCCAGCAGGCGGGCCTGTTGCCGTGGCGCACCGTCGCGGCCAACATCGGCCTGCCGCTCGAGCTGCACGGCACCGGCAAGACGCAGCGCGCCGCTCGCGTCGCCGAGCTCGCCGAGCTCGTCGGCCTCACGGAGTTCATCGACCGCTACCCCGACCAGCTCTCCGGCGGCATGCAGCAGCGCGTCGCGATCGCCCGCGCCCTCGCGGCCCGCCCGCGACTGCTCCTCATGGACGAGCCGTTCGGCGCACTCGACGAGATGACGCGGGAGTACCTGCAGTCCGAGCTGACCCGCATCGCGGGCGAGACGGGGGCCGCCGTCGTCTTCGTGACCCACTCGATCCCCGAGGCGGTCTTCCTGTCGGACCGCGTCGTGGTGATGAGCCCGCGACCCGGCCGCATCACAGACGTCATCGTCACGGGCCTCGGCGCCGTGCGCGACGAGGACCTGCGCGAGTCGCCGGAGTACTTCGACCGTGTCACCGCCGTGCGCGAGGCCCTCCACGGCACCCGCATCGAGAGGGCGAACGAACGATGACCGACGCCCCCGCCTCGACGATGCTCCCGGCGCCTCCCGGGAAGAGCCAGCGCGCGCGTCCGTCGGACGAGAAGCCGCTCCCCGGCTGGCTGCGCATCGTCGCGCCGATCATCGTCGGATTCCTCATCCTGGCCGTCTGGACGATCTGGGTCGCATCGGG
This window of the Microbacterium sp. SSM24 genome carries:
- a CDS encoding ABC transporter permease, with amino-acid sequence MRPIGWTSRRQGELRGWIVVGWGALGVLAVLVLWELYKFVGPAEGVVIGAVEGEAGSGVMILPRTHDRAMPHVWDMVARLFLPTSGGETPPLWVSVATAALVTLGIAAVGWIIGVTVGAVLGLVMQRWRLVEWGLLPWIVVSQIIPLIAFAPVVNAIGNQIDRGGGTWPQWLSVAVIASYLAFFPVSIGVLRGLASPDRIHLDLMQSYAAGYWPTLLRLRLPAAVPHLLPALRLAAANAVLGTVVAEVSIGMRGGIGRMLIQLAGQASSDPAAPWGPTFGAIALGLIAAASVAVIGLGLANYRRGEAPA
- a CDS encoding ABC transporter ATP-binding protein yields the protein MTLPPTSDENTAGSAVRAAGVGKVFPTKTGEVVALTEVDLEVAEGEFVSLIGPSGCGKSTLLRLIADLDGATTGTLEIFGKPASRARADQDYGIAFQQAGLLPWRTVAANIGLPLELHGTGKTQRAARVAELAELVGLTEFIDRYPDQLSGGMQQRVAIARALAARPRLLLMDEPFGALDEMTREYLQSELTRIAGETGAAVVFVTHSIPEAVFLSDRVVVMSPRPGRITDVIVTGLGAVRDEDLRESPEYFDRVTAVREALHGTRIERANER
- a CDS encoding TIGR03842 family LLM class F420-dependent oxidoreductase, with product MDFGVVLQTNPPAARAIQLAQLAEAHGFSHVWTFDSHLLWEEPYVIHSAILNATKRVTVGPFVTNPATRDWTVTASVFATLNEMYGNRTVCGIGRGDSAVRVTNGKPVTMAELRESIHVIRELANSRAVEYKGATLQFPWSRGSELEVWVAAYGPMALKLTGEVGDGFILQLADVDIAAWMIKTVKDAAAAAGRDPESLSFCVAAPMYIGEDRQHMLDQCRWFGGMVGNHVADIVAKYGEHGAVPDALTAYIEGRKGYDYNTHGKADNDHVDFVPDEIVERFCILGTAEEHIAKLEQLRALGVTQFAGYLQHDSKEETLRVYGETVIPALSAHVTAKT